The sequence below is a genomic window from Granulicatella elegans.
AGCCACATAAAGAATAAATCAAATTCTTTTTTACCAAATATTTTTTAATATTTTTCTTTGTCATTCTAATTGCTTCAAGAATTGATAAGTTCACCATGTTTCTTAATATTTCAGTAGCAATAACGTTAATAAAATTCAGTACAGAAATTAAAAACAATACTATAGATAAACTATAACCCACAAATTCTATAAGATTTTTGAAATCTTTAAAAGACTTTATTTGAAGATCTCTTGAGTTTCCAAAAAGTGATAATTCTCCACTAGTTAGAAAAGCCAGTCCTGTAATAATTCTTATAAATGTGGTCTTACCTGCACCATTTTTACCAATAAAACCATAAACTTTACCTTTTTCTAGTTTTAAATTAATATTATTAAGTGCAGTATTGTGTTTATATTTTTTTGTTAAGTTTTTTGTTTCCACAATTACTTCTTCCGTCATTTTTTTCCTCCAACATTACTATATAATCTAAACTCCTAACTTGATTAAATACCTATGATATGACCTGCAAATATTACTATTGGTAGTAA
It includes:
- a CDS encoding ATP-binding cassette domain-containing protein; the encoded protein is MTEEVIVETKNLTKKYKHNTALNNINLKLEKGKVYGFIGKNGAGKTTFIRIITGLAFLTSGELSLFGNSRDLQIKSFKDFKNLIEFVGYSLSIVLFLISVLNFINVIATEILRNMVNLSILEAIRMTKKNIKKYLVKKNLIYSLCGLLFSFIIMLLVDKFILMDFIEQTQWTSYKFVIMPLILVNFVNIIIGIIFTGRFYEKHSQNSLVDRIRSLE